One Gimesia aquarii DNA segment encodes these proteins:
- the ftsH gene encoding ATP-dependent zinc metalloprotease FtsH, whose translation MPNMDSDNQNRKERPSSSDQPPKGDGRRPEPKGAKNNVLWYLVVGGLILVITLSVVSNNTKGDKIKFGDFVKGLDDGKYNKTNVHELKFGSDYIVFQDQPKPESPDKSSLPETTKKFYIPVWGIPSEVRAQLQSKLEAKNIIVDSESRPSEWESLIAVLFFPIVLLIFVIYLFRRMGGAGSPMSFGRSRGRMYAQEDIEVTFNDVAGIEEAVEELREVVEFLKTPAKYQALGGRIPKGVLLVGPPGTGKTMLAKAVAGEAGVPFFGLSGSDFVEMFVGVGAARVRDMFQQAAQKSPAIIFIDELDALGKTRGSGMPGGHDEREQTLNALLVEMDGFGSDQSVIVMGATNRPETLDPALMRPGRFDRHVLVDRPDVRGREAILKVHSVKVKMDETVNLQHIAKITPGFVGADLANLINEAALLAARNNKDAVSMLECEEGVERVVAGLEKSTRLIHEDEKNRVAYHECGHALVACSLPNVDPVHKISIVPRGLGALGYTLQRPEEEKQLVTQSELESRICVLLGGIAAEEIIYEETSTGAQNDLQRATDMARRMVTEFGMSPKLGRVHYSETRRSPFLGDSQSSAESVHSENTLREIDLEIRRIIDQCSKTAYEILDERRELLEHLTRELLECEVMDMEQLQSILQEHQRGPQIKPGTFVENAPEGKTGDDQENEEPQAENDQSADGTGA comes from the coding sequence ATGCCAAACATGGATTCCGACAATCAGAACAGAAAAGAACGTCCTTCCTCATCTGACCAGCCTCCTAAAGGTGATGGTCGCCGACCTGAACCCAAAGGGGCCAAAAATAATGTGCTCTGGTATCTGGTTGTAGGTGGATTGATTCTGGTGATTACCCTTTCGGTGGTTTCGAATAACACGAAAGGAGATAAAATCAAATTTGGAGACTTCGTCAAAGGGCTTGACGATGGCAAATATAACAAGACCAACGTTCATGAATTGAAATTCGGCAGTGACTATATCGTATTTCAGGATCAGCCTAAACCAGAGTCTCCTGATAAAAGTTCATTACCGGAAACCACAAAGAAGTTTTACATTCCTGTCTGGGGGATTCCTTCCGAAGTCCGTGCCCAACTGCAATCGAAACTCGAAGCCAAGAATATCATTGTCGATTCTGAAAGCCGTCCATCGGAATGGGAATCACTGATTGCGGTTTTATTCTTTCCCATCGTACTTTTAATTTTTGTGATCTATCTGTTTCGACGTATGGGGGGCGCCGGTTCTCCCATGTCCTTCGGCCGCAGCCGTGGCCGCATGTATGCACAGGAAGATATCGAAGTTACCTTCAATGATGTCGCAGGCATCGAGGAAGCTGTCGAGGAACTACGTGAAGTCGTTGAGTTTTTAAAAACACCTGCCAAGTATCAGGCACTCGGCGGTCGGATTCCCAAAGGTGTTTTATTAGTAGGGCCCCCCGGCACCGGTAAGACCATGCTTGCCAAAGCGGTTGCCGGCGAAGCGGGTGTTCCCTTTTTTGGCTTGTCAGGTTCTGACTTTGTGGAAATGTTCGTCGGTGTGGGCGCTGCCCGCGTGCGAGACATGTTCCAGCAAGCCGCTCAGAAATCACCGGCCATTATTTTCATTGACGAGTTAGACGCGCTTGGCAAAACACGTGGCAGTGGAATGCCGGGCGGCCATGATGAACGAGAACAAACACTCAATGCCCTATTAGTTGAAATGGACGGGTTTGGTTCCGATCAGAGTGTTATCGTCATGGGCGCGACTAACCGTCCGGAAACATTAGATCCCGCCTTAATGCGTCCGGGTCGATTTGATCGACATGTACTCGTCGATCGGCCCGATGTGCGAGGTCGCGAAGCCATCCTTAAAGTTCACAGTGTCAAAGTGAAAATGGATGAAACGGTTAACCTGCAACACATTGCCAAAATCACACCTGGGTTCGTGGGCGCAGACCTCGCTAATCTCATCAACGAAGCAGCCTTGCTGGCTGCCCGAAACAACAAAGACGCCGTCTCGATGCTCGAATGTGAAGAAGGAGTCGAACGAGTCGTGGCCGGTCTGGAGAAATCAACCAGACTGATTCATGAAGATGAGAAAAACCGTGTTGCCTATCACGAATGTGGACATGCTCTGGTTGCCTGTTCGTTACCAAACGTTGATCCGGTTCATAAAATTTCCATTGTTCCCCGTGGTTTGGGTGCACTGGGTTATACATTACAGCGCCCTGAAGAGGAGAAGCAGCTTGTCACGCAAAGTGAGCTGGAAAGCCGTATTTGCGTGCTTTTGGGTGGTATTGCCGCGGAAGAAATTATTTATGAAGAAACCTCCACAGGAGCCCAGAACGATTTACAACGCGCCACAGATATGGCCCGTCGTATGGTGACGGAGTTTGGAATGAGCCCCAAATTGGGCCGCGTGCATTATAGCGAAACCCGTCGATCCCCGTTCCTCGGAGATTCACAGTCATCAGCGGAAAGCGTACACAGTGAAAATACCTTACGTGAGATCGACCTGGAAATCAGACGCATTATAGATCAATGCTCCAAAACCGCTTATGAAATTCTGGACGAACGCCGTGAGTTATTAGAACATCTCACCCGAGAGTTACTGGAATGCGAAGTGATGGACATGGAGCAGCTTCAGTCCATTCTGCA